One Phaseolus vulgaris cultivar G19833 chromosome 11, P. vulgaris v2.0, whole genome shotgun sequence genomic window carries:
- the LOC137835047 gene encoding uncharacterized protein, with protein MADKLPFEEGASINSPPLFCGVNYHFWKVRMKIFVESIDKGIWDAIKNCPFVLMLENDKVIYEKPWSQWTEHESKKAQYDCIAKNIITSTLSSDEFFRVSQCESAKETWDTLEVTHEGTNDVKIATKHALIQEYEMFRMQKGETIVEVQKRFTHIVSHIKILKCLDRFWQPKLTAISESKDLTSMTTVSLFGKLRKHELEIIRLNVQES; from the coding sequence ATGGCTGATAAACTaccttttgaggaaggtgcttctatTAATAgtccacctctgttttgtggtgtAAATTACCATTTTTGGAaggtaagaatgaaaatctttgtagaatcaattgataaaggaatttgggatgcaattaaaAATTGTCCATTTGTTCTTATGCTTGAAAATGATAAAGTGATTtatgaaaaaccttggtcccaatggactgagcaTGAAAGCAAAAAAGCTCAATATGATTGTATTGCAAAGAATATTATTACATCTACTTTAagttctgatgagtttttcagggtgtcTCAATGTGAATCGGCAAAGGAAACGTGGGATACTCttgaagtcactcatgaaggaacaaatgatgtgaagatTGCTAcgaagcatgctctcatccaagaatatgagatgTTTAGGATGCAGAAAGGGGAGACAATTGTTGAGGTACAAAAGAGGTTTACTCATATTGTCAGCCACATCAAAATCCTCAAGTGCCTAGACAGATTTTGGCAGCCCAAGCTCACTGCCATCTCTGAGTCTAAGGATTTAACCTCTATGACCACTGTctcactgtttggaaagctcagaaaacatgagttagagattaTCAGGTTGAATGTTCAAGAAAGTTAG